The Priestia aryabhattai genome includes a window with the following:
- a CDS encoding ATP-binding protein, whose translation MNQLFRNMSFRSQILTILLLITFMLSGFSLVLVHAIDKMNHVSNEIKDEDVPQMVWLSYWEEQLNIKEYIVKNNLKNPTVSLIEEYQSYDTRVIENNERYKQPVPKSLIPLKEKIELLDFKISNNVQGLLKYGDVKGAQEYLKGNYLPDLYQMKKDINSSKEETVDSLDTLSDTLSVIIKDSLILLLILTVSAIVVSLYVSYRMSASLTKPIEQMIEKVNDIADGEYGLVLQGTKQIELKQLSTSINQMSVSLEDSFWKIIKDKAYRQQILNSLPVGIITMEDETNSIFANTSAKQFLDLDEKDICRYMEECPEYNTEFWSMLNSGEIHENKKVLFGTKETCYCFLVSQTQLFNEKNESIGRIFYFIDISDTEELEKRMHQSEKLALVGEVAAGAAHEIRNPLAVIHGFISLMNQSLSDEEKKRFYLPLLMKELERINYIIEEMLLLSKPGTPVMKKVSMQDIINELLPLITHSSKFTEKDKLIFDVKLQPYILKVDEKQIKQVLHNLIRNSMEAMDGEGVITIYSQVHEDRYCLYIEDTGKGIPVHMQQSLYQPFSTSKDSGTGLGLPIAQRILESHGGQIKLLSTSSRGTVFVIKFPLH comes from the coding sequence ATGAATCAATTATTTCGCAACATGTCATTCCGTAGCCAAATATTAACGATTCTTCTTTTGATTACATTCATGTTAAGCGGGTTCTCTTTAGTTTTAGTGCATGCCATTGATAAAATGAATCATGTAAGCAACGAAATTAAAGATGAAGATGTTCCCCAAATGGTGTGGCTTTCTTATTGGGAAGAGCAGCTGAACATAAAAGAATACATTGTAAAAAATAATCTAAAGAACCCCACTGTCTCTTTGATAGAAGAATATCAATCATATGATACACGAGTTATTGAAAACAATGAAAGATATAAGCAGCCTGTGCCAAAATCGTTGATTCCACTGAAAGAAAAAATTGAGCTGCTGGATTTTAAGATTTCTAATAACGTGCAAGGACTGCTGAAGTACGGAGATGTAAAAGGAGCACAAGAGTATCTTAAGGGAAATTATTTGCCGGACCTGTATCAGATGAAAAAAGATATTAATAGTTCAAAAGAAGAGACGGTTGATTCACTTGATACACTATCAGATACACTGTCTGTCATTATTAAAGATTCATTAATTTTACTATTGATTTTAACAGTAAGTGCTATTGTGGTTTCTCTGTATGTTTCTTATCGTATGAGTGCGAGCCTTACGAAACCAATTGAACAAATGATTGAAAAAGTGAATGATATTGCGGACGGAGAATACGGCCTTGTTCTTCAAGGCACAAAGCAAATCGAGCTGAAGCAGCTTTCGACTTCTATCAATCAAATGTCGGTTAGTTTAGAAGATTCATTTTGGAAAATCATTAAAGATAAAGCGTATCGCCAGCAGATCTTAAATTCACTGCCTGTTGGAATTATCACAATGGAAGATGAGACAAATAGTATATTTGCCAATACCTCAGCAAAGCAGTTTTTAGATCTCGACGAAAAGGATATTTGCAGGTATATGGAGGAATGTCCTGAATATAATACTGAATTTTGGAGCATGTTGAATTCGGGAGAAATTCACGAAAATAAAAAAGTGTTATTTGGAACGAAAGAGACGTGCTATTGCTTTTTAGTCTCTCAAACGCAGCTGTTTAATGAGAAGAACGAAAGCATCGGAAGAATTTTTTATTTCATTGATATATCGGATACCGAAGAATTAGAAAAGCGAATGCATCAGTCTGAGAAACTTGCCCTGGTTGGAGAAGTGGCAGCCGGAGCTGCTCATGAGATTCGTAATCCGCTCGCCGTGATTCATGGATTTATATCTCTTATGAATCAGTCTCTTTCTGATGAGGAGAAAAAGCGTTTTTACCTGCCTCTGCTTATGAAAGAGCTAGAGAGGATCAATTATATTATTGAAGAAATGCTGTTGTTATCAAAACCAGGAACTCCGGTGATGAAAAAAGTCAGCATGCAGGATATTATTAATGAGCTATTGCCTTTGATTACTCACTCAAGCAAATTTACAGAAAAAGATAAGCTTATATTTGATGTGAAATTGCAGCCGTATATACTAAAGGTAGATGAAAAACAAATCAAACAAGTTCTTCATAATTTAATTCGAAACAGTATGGAAGCTATGGATGGAGAAGGAGTCATTACAATCTACTCGCAGGTCCATGAAGATAGGTATTGTCTATATATTGAGGATACTGGAAAAGGAATTCCTGTGCATATGCAGCAGTCGCTGTACCAGCCGTTTTCCACTTCAAAAGATAGTGGAACAGGTCTTGGTCTGCCAATTGCTCAGCGTATTCTAGAAAGCCACGGAGGACAGATCAAATTATTATCTACTTCTTCCCGCGGCACAGTTTTTGTTATTAAATTTCCTCTACATTAA
- the map gene encoding type I methionyl aminopeptidase, whose protein sequence is MITLKSEREINLMHEAGKLLASCHKEIAKMIKPGITTMQIDKFVEEYLAKHGATPEQKGYKGYQYATCASLNDEICHGFPTNKPLKDGDIVTIDMVVNLNGGLADSAWTHTVGDISDEAQRLVDVTYEALLKGIEQAQPGNRTGDIGHAIQSYVEGEKFSVVRDFTGHGIGNTMHEAPTILHYGKAGKGTRLKEGMVITIEPMVNAGTWHSKMDKNGWTARTTDGKLSAQFEHTLAITKNGPLILTAH, encoded by the coding sequence ATGATCACATTAAAAAGTGAACGCGAAATTAATTTAATGCACGAAGCAGGTAAATTATTAGCTTCTTGTCATAAAGAAATCGCTAAAATGATCAAACCAGGCATAACAACAATGCAAATTGATAAATTTGTTGAAGAGTACTTAGCAAAGCACGGAGCAACGCCGGAACAAAAAGGATACAAAGGATATCAATATGCAACGTGCGCTTCTTTAAATGATGAAATTTGCCACGGTTTCCCAACAAATAAACCGTTAAAAGACGGTGATATCGTAACCATTGATATGGTTGTAAATTTAAACGGAGGTTTAGCAGATTCTGCATGGACTCATACCGTCGGAGACATTTCAGACGAAGCACAGCGTCTAGTAGATGTTACATACGAAGCGCTTTTAAAAGGAATCGAGCAAGCACAGCCAGGAAATCGCACAGGTGACATTGGCCACGCTATTCAAAGCTATGTAGAAGGCGAAAAATTCTCTGTGGTACGCGACTTCACAGGACACGGAATTGGAAATACCATGCACGAAGCGCCTACAATTCTTCACTACGGAAAAGCTGGCAAAGGTACACGTTTAAAAGAAGGTATGGTTATTACAATTGAGCCAATGGTAAACGCGGGTACATGGCATTCTAAAATGGATAAAAACGGCTGGACTGCCCGTACAACAGACGGTAAATTATCCGCTCAATTTGAACATACACTTGCGATTACTAAAAACGGTCCTCTTATTTTAACAGCACATTAA
- a CDS encoding multidrug effflux MFS transporter — protein sequence MNQQSISQGMSLSRGNRILFILILGSLSAFGPLSIDMYLPALPTLARELNTSASLAQVSLTACLLGLAFGQVVMGPFSDIRGRKKPLVAALITYAIASILCVFAPSIWIFIVLRFVQGMAGAAGMVISRASVRDLFSGSDLTKFFSMLMLVNGLAPILAPVAGGQLLTVMSWRGVFGVLAVIGALMFFAVLFGLKETLPVERRKEGGLTEVLRTFGVLLKDGVFVGYALAQGFIMSAMFAYISGSTFVLQDIYGLSPQMFSFVFAINGLGLIIATQVTGRLAGKVKEATLLIYGLFQAAVGSVLLVVVIATHTSVVLVCILLFFVVSSVGIVNTTVFSLAMQNQASNAGSASALLGLLPFLLGAAVAPLVGLGGGQNALPMGIVIMVCDLLALGVYMTLVRQKTAS from the coding sequence ATGAATCAGCAAAGTATTTCCCAAGGAATGTCTTTAAGCCGAGGAAATCGAATTTTATTTATTTTAATCTTGGGTTCACTGAGCGCATTTGGCCCGTTATCAATCGATATGTATTTGCCAGCGCTACCGACGCTTGCTAGAGAATTGAATACTTCAGCTTCTTTAGCACAGGTCAGTCTGACAGCTTGCTTATTGGGCTTAGCATTTGGGCAAGTGGTAATGGGGCCATTCAGTGATATTCGCGGAAGGAAAAAGCCGCTTGTAGCAGCATTAATCACCTATGCGATTGCATCTATTTTATGCGTGTTTGCGCCGTCTATTTGGATTTTTATTGTTTTACGATTTGTTCAAGGTATGGCAGGAGCAGCAGGAATGGTTATTTCAAGAGCGAGCGTGCGAGACTTGTTTTCAGGTTCGGATTTAACAAAGTTTTTCTCCATGCTTATGCTTGTAAATGGTTTAGCTCCTATTTTGGCTCCGGTTGCCGGTGGACAGCTGCTGACGGTTATGTCGTGGCGCGGAGTATTTGGTGTGTTAGCCGTGATTGGTGCACTAATGTTTTTTGCCGTTTTATTTGGTTTAAAAGAAACGCTGCCGGTCGAACGTCGTAAAGAAGGTGGATTAACAGAAGTACTTCGTACGTTTGGCGTATTACTAAAAGATGGTGTCTTCGTGGGATATGCGCTGGCGCAAGGTTTTATTATGAGTGCTATGTTTGCTTATATCTCAGGTTCTACATTTGTCCTTCAAGACATTTATGGACTGTCTCCGCAGATGTTCAGCTTTGTTTTTGCTATTAACGGCCTTGGACTAATTATAGCTACTCAAGTGACAGGACGTTTAGCGGGTAAAGTAAAAGAAGCTACTCTTCTTATTTATGGATTGTTTCAAGCAGCCGTTGGAAGCGTGCTTTTAGTGGTCGTGATTGCTACTCACACATCAGTTGTTTTGGTCTGCATCTTGCTTTTCTTTGTTGTATCAAGCGTAGGAATTGTGAACACAACTGTTTTTTCACTTGCTATGCAAAATCAAGCTTCTAATGCGGGAAGTGCTTCAGCGCTTCTAGGATTGCTTCCGTTCTTGCTCGGAGCAGCTGTAGCTCCTCTTGTTGGACTTGGAGGAGGGCAAAATGCTTTGCCGATGGGCATTGTAATTATGGTCTGTGATTTATTAGCATTAGGTGTGTACATGACGTTAGTGAGACAAAAAACTGCATCATAA
- a CDS encoding MerR family transcriptional regulator, whose translation MQNKFTIGQMARLHDIPIKTLRYYDEIGLFEPYEVDSQTGYRYYTLEQFKKLDIIVYLKLMGVPLKEIKRKMEHSSLDEFIGTLAEYQQVTKEKIRHLQRVNAQLTTRMKELEQTRHIKQIGVPFIKHLPSREVVQVKAEVGTLDGTESVLRDLKKKISHITPIMIGKVGFMLSVENTKKRQFTDYDGIFLLVESDVSFKHELVTLIPEGNYASIYMREKRDTTGVYYDALLSFIHAEGYKAEGPFLIRRIVDSFISHHEEERLTEIQLRITS comes from the coding sequence GTGCAAAACAAATTTACAATTGGGCAAATGGCCAGACTGCATGATATTCCGATTAAAACACTTCGCTATTATGATGAAATTGGTCTGTTCGAGCCTTACGAAGTTGATTCGCAAACCGGATATCGTTATTATACGTTAGAACAATTTAAGAAATTAGATATCATTGTCTATTTAAAGCTGATGGGAGTTCCGTTAAAAGAAATTAAAAGAAAGATGGAGCACAGCAGTTTGGATGAATTTATTGGGACCTTAGCGGAATATCAGCAGGTAACAAAAGAAAAAATTCGTCACCTTCAAAGAGTGAATGCGCAGTTAACAACTCGAATGAAGGAATTAGAACAGACGAGACATATTAAACAAATAGGAGTCCCGTTCATTAAACACCTTCCTTCTCGTGAAGTTGTTCAAGTAAAAGCAGAGGTAGGTACGTTAGATGGGACTGAAAGTGTTCTCCGTGATTTAAAAAAGAAAATTAGTCATATTACCCCGATTATGATTGGGAAAGTAGGATTTATGCTATCGGTAGAAAACACGAAAAAACGCCAATTTACAGATTACGATGGCATTTTTTTATTAGTAGAAAGCGATGTTTCTTTTAAGCATGAACTCGTTACGTTAATACCTGAAGGCAATTATGCATCTATTTATATGAGAGAAAAGAGAGATACAACAGGAGTCTATTATGATGCGTTACTGAGCTTTATCCATGCGGAAGGATACAAAGCAGAAGGTCCTTTTTTAATTCGGCGAATTGTAGATTCATTTATTTCTCATCATGAAGAAGAGCGGCTGACGGAAATTCAGCTTCGAATTACGTCTTGA
- a CDS encoding excisionase family DNA-binding protein produces the protein MYLTIKEAAEYLSFPEEYVKKLIQEGKVRAIFDGENYLLNKEQFNTHLEQMEKYKKQIEEYLNEPIPEDMDVKDED, from the coding sequence ATGTATTTAACAATAAAAGAAGCAGCGGAATATCTATCTTTTCCCGAAGAGTACGTGAAGAAATTGATTCAAGAAGGAAAAGTACGAGCTATATTCGATGGTGAAAACTACTTATTAAATAAAGAGCAGTTTAACACCCACTTAGAGCAAATGGAAAAGTACAAAAAACAAATTGAAGAGTATCTAAATGAGCCTATCCCTGAAGATATGGACGTAAAAGATGAAGATTGA
- a CDS encoding nitronate monooxygenase, with amino-acid sequence MENICKYPIVQAPMAGGVSTPKLAAAVSNSGGLGFLAAGYKSAREMEQEIIEMHSLTKKPYGVNLFVPTNEKVAVEALDCYQKELSKAAEYLECQVGIPKNDDDEWNAKLDIIQKHRVPAVSFTFGCTDREIIERLKEIGSRVFVTITTPEEGEVALRAGADALCLQGIEAGGHRSTFLESSVDYSLVNLLKEVRLITKKPLIAAGGLMTGSDIKSVLQEGASAAQLGTAFICCSESGASALHKESILQKRFNETGVTRAFTGKRARGFVNAFFISYDKSAPSAYPHIHYMTKPIRTKATQMNNPEYTSLWAGTGFTMAKELPAHLIMEELVQGLNK; translated from the coding sequence GTGGAAAATATATGTAAATATCCAATTGTACAAGCTCCCATGGCAGGAGGAGTTTCGACGCCTAAACTAGCTGCAGCTGTATCCAATAGCGGAGGGCTAGGGTTTTTAGCTGCGGGATATAAAAGTGCGCGTGAAATGGAGCAGGAAATTATAGAGATGCACTCACTTACGAAAAAACCTTATGGAGTGAATTTGTTTGTTCCGACAAATGAAAAAGTAGCAGTTGAAGCACTTGATTGTTATCAAAAAGAACTGTCAAAAGCAGCTGAATATTTGGAATGTCAAGTTGGTATACCAAAGAATGACGATGATGAATGGAATGCTAAGCTCGACATCATTCAAAAACATCGAGTCCCTGCTGTGAGCTTTACATTTGGGTGCACGGATCGAGAGATTATAGAACGTTTAAAAGAAATTGGAAGCCGTGTTTTCGTTACGATTACAACACCTGAAGAAGGGGAAGTGGCTTTAAGAGCAGGAGCAGATGCGCTATGTTTGCAAGGAATTGAAGCCGGCGGCCATCGGTCTACTTTTTTAGAGAGTTCGGTGGATTACTCGCTTGTAAATTTGCTAAAAGAAGTTCGCCTAATCACTAAAAAGCCATTGATTGCTGCAGGAGGGTTGATGACGGGGTCTGACATTAAAAGTGTGTTACAAGAAGGGGCATCTGCTGCACAGTTAGGTACGGCTTTTATTTGTTGTTCAGAAAGCGGAGCGAGTGCTCTTCATAAAGAAAGCATTCTTCAAAAGCGTTTTAATGAAACAGGAGTTACAAGAGCTTTTACAGGGAAACGTGCTAGAGGATTTGTGAATGCCTTTTTTATTTCCTATGATAAATCGGCACCATCTGCCTACCCTCATATTCATTACATGACAAAGCCTATTCGAACAAAAGCTACACAAATGAATAATCCAGAGTATACTTCTTTGTGGGCAGGAACCGGATTTACAATGGCAAAAGAACTGCCTGCACATCTTATTATGGAAGAGCTTGTACAAGGATTAAATAAATGA
- a CDS encoding BMP family ABC transporter substrate-binding protein produces MQRSRQLRLILLLALIAVASFLIIIISKTHGIISQQTTKKVENTSVAILTSDVLTDQSWGSLAYKGKINIEQQYPVSAQVISEVNTNQKMKEAAEKVIQNGTKVVIGHGREFSTVFTELAPKYPHVHFVTIHGTSRYKNQTVYTFDQTKIEHLAGTAAAMKTKTKKIGLIDTFAKEKNPGFEQGIKAYDSSIAFYYRVVNSRDDGAKAVKLLRELKDQGVDIVYTKGNSYNQEVIQEAKTQGMYVIGYLDDQAYMGRSVILTSVINDVPQAYNVIMKDYFSKKGLPSGEVKLDARDGVYKLAPFGPMYSKQEKQILYSKVRMSTQPK; encoded by the coding sequence ATGCAACGATCAAGACAGTTAAGGCTGATTTTATTGCTTGCCCTGATTGCTGTCGCTTCGTTTTTAATTATTATTATTTCGAAAACACATGGGATTATAAGTCAGCAAACTACAAAAAAAGTAGAAAACACAAGCGTTGCAATTCTCACCTCTGATGTACTGACAGATCAAAGCTGGGGCAGTCTAGCTTATAAAGGGAAAATCAACATTGAGCAGCAGTACCCTGTTTCGGCTCAAGTTATTAGCGAAGTAAATACGAACCAAAAAATGAAGGAAGCTGCTGAAAAAGTTATTCAAAATGGAACAAAAGTCGTAATTGGACATGGAAGAGAATTTTCTACCGTTTTTACAGAACTCGCTCCTAAGTATCCTCATGTTCATTTCGTCACCATTCACGGTACTTCAAGGTATAAAAACCAAACTGTATATACATTTGATCAAACAAAAATAGAGCATCTGGCAGGCACGGCAGCTGCCATGAAGACAAAAACGAAAAAAATTGGATTAATCGATACATTTGCAAAAGAAAAGAATCCAGGATTTGAACAAGGAATCAAAGCGTATGATTCATCGATTGCTTTTTATTATCGAGTTGTAAACAGCCGAGACGATGGAGCAAAAGCAGTAAAGCTGCTCCGTGAGTTAAAAGATCAAGGTGTCGATATCGTCTATACTAAAGGAAATTCGTATAATCAAGAAGTTATTCAAGAAGCGAAAACACAAGGAATGTACGTAATAGGATATTTAGATGATCAGGCGTACATGGGTAGGTCTGTTATTTTAACAAGTGTGATAAATGATGTTCCTCAAGCTTACAACGTGATTATGAAAGACTATTTCAGTAAAAAAGGTCTTCCATCTGGAGAAGTCAAACTTGACGCCAGGGACGGTGTTTATAAACTAGCGCCTTTTGGACCGATGTACAGTAAACAGGAAAAACAAATTTTATATTCGAAAGTTAGAATGTCTACACAGCCGAAGTAA
- a CDS encoding lactonase family protein — MSEHGKFIGFAGTYTKAGSEGVYTFTLDTKAKKIVEVKAVAKIENPTYLNASKDNEHLYTVIKEGEKGGVAAFKIDPNTGQLKFVNKQLLDGAPPCYVSVNEDNTLVLSANFHKGSVETYSVNEETGEIEYVASVVEHPHSDLKKGQKGKPHVHYADFTPGEKHVAVVDLGIDEIVTYEVEENKLKEVSSLSTSVGSGPRHLTFHPNCRYAYAMTEFSSEVLFLTYDESKGSFTQQQAISTIPADFTENNQGSAIHISSDGRFVYAGNRGHNSIATFKVDQDSGQLTFVEWTGTEGDWPRDFVLDPTEQFIVASNQETGNLVLFERDQESGKLTLLQSNVTVPEAVCVKFLHYK, encoded by the coding sequence ATGAGTGAACATGGAAAATTTATTGGATTTGCAGGTACATATACAAAAGCAGGCAGTGAAGGTGTCTATACATTTACGTTAGATACGAAGGCTAAAAAGATTGTAGAAGTAAAAGCAGTGGCTAAAATTGAAAATCCTACATACTTAAATGCAAGCAAAGACAATGAACATCTTTATACAGTTATTAAAGAAGGAGAAAAAGGCGGAGTAGCTGCTTTTAAGATTGATCCAAACACAGGGCAACTAAAATTTGTAAACAAACAGCTGCTAGACGGCGCGCCTCCTTGCTACGTTTCAGTGAATGAAGATAATACGCTTGTTTTATCTGCTAATTTTCATAAAGGGAGCGTTGAGACGTATTCTGTTAATGAAGAAACAGGAGAAATTGAATATGTAGCATCGGTAGTGGAACATCCTCATTCAGACCTCAAAAAAGGACAAAAGGGAAAACCACATGTACATTATGCGGATTTTACTCCTGGAGAAAAGCACGTGGCCGTTGTAGACCTGGGGATTGATGAAATTGTGACATATGAGGTGGAAGAGAATAAATTGAAGGAAGTCAGCAGCCTTTCTACATCTGTTGGTTCAGGCCCTAGACATTTAACGTTCCATCCAAATTGCCGCTATGCGTATGCAATGACAGAATTCAGCTCCGAAGTTTTATTTTTAACTTATGACGAAAGCAAAGGAAGCTTTACTCAACAACAAGCTATTTCAACGATTCCGGCTGATTTTACAGAAAATAATCAAGGGAGTGCTATCCACATTTCTTCAGATGGCCGCTTTGTCTATGCAGGAAACCGTGGACATAACTCGATTGCAACATTCAAAGTAGATCAGGATTCTGGACAGTTAACATTCGTAGAATGGACAGGCACTGAAGGCGACTGGCCGCGCGATTTTGTTTTGGATCCAACCGAACAATTCATTGTAGCGTCTAATCAAGAAACAGGAAACTTGGTACTGTTTGAAAGAGACCAAGAAAGTGGAAAACTAACGCTTCTTCAATCTAACGTTACGGTTCCAGAAGCTGTTTGTGTAAAGTTCCTACACTATAAGTAA
- a CDS encoding GTPase domain-containing protein — protein MTVEYQLTKKKYYETFMQENENQPPVKVLGQAYYEEQQKEWYDLSLIRLAQGEVYFHNQDFESAIFKWENVNGEFKLWAKKNTADAHYELGLSTLAEELYLSIETDSKVLKAEIALKLFSLYTDHNNIERAYEVINELVASQPDYPNVTAIARRFYEEQEDFNSAVELAVDECIRTESLNWFAVLKAYVDKGYTTNFIPNYFYQVMIAFYKVDQVYFKQLVSALWKQYKSQPPYLAWIKTINDIFLNIEVGLYDYWQEISTLYQETYTDLMESDHSVKELHEVIPNVLTNWLKITNKSRALFPSAAVLSWNEKFPSTIDTITIENAGRLIFEARNDIDGLEYHYKLCHGIIKWANENGLEVGHTFKWWVDFLLDAHTTHLLITGTNAATSSFVGSITEEKVPQNHETTFVFIHEEEESIQQIANQEIIPMETIDGAEQSPHQALVEVKKPFGFLDKHNCSCIVTPSFTEQEAREQDAFKYAPLVDGLLFVLDAKESLLDEERELLLEIKEHAPNTPVHFVINNMDSLYNQATIERITKEFEASIGADFPQAHVLAYTPHYVSSQHHGDLAQFIKANFYYDPNDVGVEERARRLLFFIQSMLKSLVEKRNQTENHLIESIKWNEDMLVRLNGFLHRVDDLEQEKAISIVSAYHGIKEDISKKLKNKIPRLLKKSSELVKEDSDFSTVHIELNKQMNMRVEEHLQQDVLPKFRISLKDWIATSNEELIASQVDIEEVAESLNKMYNEQKLTLACDFKVLDDWRRDVNRMANRVQLDEENILLRVNPTQLLLKGAGKLFSSILQNQTLLYNQYKKYIESQEYHDITESMLTKFFMQFNLFEKNLEVDIELFFEKPKEVLKETIEETQAHINENQDVLSHMKANPEAYYDPLTLFQLRLRQYELMVKATEEVHYNV, from the coding sequence ATGACGGTAGAATATCAGTTAACCAAAAAGAAATATTACGAAACGTTTATGCAAGAAAATGAAAATCAGCCGCCTGTAAAAGTCCTTGGACAAGCTTACTACGAAGAGCAGCAAAAAGAGTGGTACGACTTATCGCTCATTCGCTTAGCGCAGGGAGAAGTGTATTTTCATAATCAAGATTTTGAGTCCGCGATTTTTAAGTGGGAGAATGTAAATGGCGAATTTAAGCTGTGGGCGAAGAAAAATACAGCCGACGCGCATTATGAACTGGGGTTGTCTACGCTCGCTGAAGAGCTTTACTTATCCATTGAAACGGATTCAAAAGTATTAAAAGCTGAAATAGCGCTAAAGCTGTTTTCACTTTATACGGACCATAACAATATTGAACGAGCTTATGAAGTCATTAACGAGCTGGTTGCTTCTCAGCCGGATTATCCAAACGTCACGGCGATTGCGCGCAGATTTTATGAAGAGCAAGAAGATTTTAATAGCGCAGTAGAGCTTGCAGTAGATGAGTGTATTCGAACAGAATCGCTAAATTGGTTTGCGGTATTAAAGGCTTACGTAGATAAAGGATATACAACAAACTTTATCCCTAACTATTTTTATCAAGTGATGATTGCATTTTACAAAGTGGATCAAGTGTATTTCAAACAGCTTGTCTCAGCTTTATGGAAACAATATAAGAGCCAGCCTCCTTATCTTGCTTGGATTAAAACCATCAATGATATTTTCTTGAATATTGAAGTGGGCCTCTATGATTATTGGCAAGAGATTTCAACTCTTTATCAAGAGACGTACACTGACTTAATGGAAAGTGATCATTCTGTAAAAGAATTGCATGAAGTCATTCCAAACGTATTAACAAACTGGCTTAAAATTACAAATAAGTCACGTGCATTATTTCCGTCTGCAGCCGTGCTGTCATGGAATGAAAAGTTTCCGTCAACTATTGATACAATCACCATCGAAAATGCAGGCAGATTAATTTTTGAGGCGCGTAACGACATTGATGGTCTCGAATATCACTACAAGCTTTGCCATGGCATTATTAAATGGGCCAATGAAAATGGTTTAGAAGTGGGGCACACATTTAAATGGTGGGTAGATTTTCTATTAGACGCTCATACGACACACTTATTAATTACAGGAACAAATGCCGCAACTTCGTCATTTGTGGGATCGATTACAGAAGAAAAGGTACCGCAAAATCACGAAACAACCTTTGTGTTCATTCATGAAGAAGAAGAATCTATCCAGCAAATCGCTAATCAAGAAATCATTCCGATGGAAACGATTGATGGAGCGGAGCAATCTCCTCACCAGGCGCTTGTAGAAGTGAAAAAGCCTTTTGGGTTCCTTGATAAGCATAATTGTTCATGCATTGTTACGCCAAGCTTTACAGAACAAGAGGCACGTGAGCAGGATGCATTTAAATATGCTCCTTTAGTAGATGGTTTACTGTTTGTGCTTGATGCAAAAGAATCGCTGCTTGACGAAGAAAGAGAATTATTGCTGGAGATTAAAGAGCATGCGCCAAATACGCCAGTTCATTTTGTCATCAACAATATGGACAGTCTTTATAATCAAGCAACGATTGAGCGAATCACAAAAGAATTTGAAGCAAGCATTGGAGCTGATTTCCCGCAGGCACATGTATTAGCCTATACGCCTCACTACGTATCGAGTCAGCACCACGGAGACTTGGCTCAATTTATTAAAGCTAATTTCTATTACGATCCAAACGACGTTGGAGTAGAAGAGCGTGCGCGCAGACTTCTGTTCTTCATTCAAAGCATGCTAAAGAGCTTAGTGGAGAAGAGAAATCAAACAGAAAATCATTTGATTGAAAGTATTAAATGGAACGAAGATATGCTTGTGAGATTAAATGGCTTCTTGCATCGAGTGGATGACTTAGAACAAGAAAAAGCGATTAGTATTGTTTCGGCTTATCACGGCATCAAAGAGGATATTAGCAAAAAGCTAAAAAATAAAATTCCTCGTTTACTCAAAAAGTCTTCAGAATTAGTGAAGGAAGACAGTGATTTTAGTACGGTTCATATTGAGCTGAATAAGCAAATGAATATGCGCGTGGAAGAGCATTTGCAGCAAGATGTCCTACCTAAGTTCCGCATTTCTTTAAAGGACTGGATTGCTACATCAAATGAAGAGCTGATTGCGAGTCAAGTAGATATTGAAGAAGTAGCAGAGTCATTAAATAAAATGTACAATGAGCAAAAATTAACGTTAGCCTGCGATTTTAAAGTGCTGGATGACTGGCGACGCGACGTTAATCGTATGGCTAATCGCGTTCAGCTGGATGAAGAAAATATTTTACTTCGCGTTAATCCAACGCAGCTCTTGTTAAAAGGAGCAGGAAAACTGTTTTCTTCAATTCTTCAAAACCAAACGCTGCTTTATAATCAATATAAAAAGTACATTGAAAGTCAAGAATATCACGATATTACAGAATCTATGCTAACAAAGTTTTTTATGCAGTTTAATTTGTTTGAGAAAAATTTAGAAGTTGATATTGAATTATTCTTTGAAAAGCCAAAAGAGGTTCTAAAAGAAACGATTGAAGAAACACAGGCGCATATTAATGAAAATCAAGACGTGTTAAGTCATATGAAAGCCAATCCTGAAGCTTACTATGATCCGTTAACATTATTCCAGCTTCGCTTGCGTCAGTATGAGTTAATGGTTAAAGCTACAGAAGAGGTACACTACAACGTATAA